The following proteins come from a genomic window of Nostoc sp. TCL26-01:
- a CDS encoding Rpn family recombination-promoting nuclease/putative transposase: MKTDSLFYRLFQEFPSIFFELIGNPPEIANIYQFASVEIKQTALRIDGVFLPTQDEKSPIYFVEVQFQSDVDIYLRLVSEIYLYLRQNKRPNPWRGVVIYPSRDIDTAEKENFLEFFQSQRIKIIYLDELGSITSLPIGIATIKLVIEAEDTAVSTARELINRTQQAENLQLPQQQLLELIETILVYKFPQMSRQEIEAMFGLSELKQTRVYQEAREEGKLEGKLEGKLEGELEGKQKAKLEAIPKLLGLGLTVEQIAQALDLDVAQVQQVAQ; encoded by the coding sequence GTGAAAACAGACAGCCTCTTCTATCGCCTATTTCAAGAATTCCCCAGCATTTTCTTTGAGCTAATTGGCAACCCTCCGGAAATAGCCAACATCTATCAATTTGCTTCCGTAGAAATTAAACAAACAGCTTTGAGAATTGACGGCGTATTTCTCCCCACCCAAGACGAAAAAAGCCCGATTTATTTCGTAGAAGTGCAATTTCAATCAGATGTAGACATTTACTTACGCCTAGTTTCCGAAATTTATTTATACTTACGCCAAAACAAACGCCCAAATCCTTGGCGAGGAGTAGTGATTTATCCGAGCCGAGATATAGATACAGCAGAGAAAGAAAATTTTTTAGAATTCTTCCAGAGTCAACGTATCAAAATAATTTACCTAGATGAACTAGGGTCTATTACATCACTACCCATCGGCATAGCTACGATAAAATTAGTCATAGAAGCGGAAGATACAGCCGTTAGCACCGCCAGGGAACTAATCAACCGCACCCAGCAAGCAGAAAATTTGCAACTACCACAACAACAATTACTAGAATTAATAGAGACAATCTTAGTTTATAAATTTCCCCAAATGAGCCGTCAGGAGATAGAAGCGATGTTTGGATTAAGTGAGTTGAAGCAAACACGGGTTTATCAAGAAGCCAGAGAAGAAGGCAAACTAGAAGGTAAACTCGAAGGCAAACTCGAAGGTGAACTAGAAGGTAAACAAAAAGCCAAGTTAGAAGCTATACCTAAACTGTTAGGACTGGGTTTAACTGTGGAACAGATAGCACAAGCTTTAGACTTAGATGTTGCACAAGTCCAACAAGTCGCACAGTAA
- a CDS encoding Uma2 family endonuclease, producing the protein MSSPVLQKPTTSETAYIILYNVSWEQLEQLDIALAGTSARLTYLDGILEIMSPLSDDHEDNKKTLAMLLEVYMRMKNIRFYGRGSATIGNKGDKTRCEPDESYNLGTKKTIPDLILEITVTSGGINKLEIYQRLRVPEVWFWEDGLLSVYCWESDNYRKVNQSNLLPDLNLDLLAKYALISDQYDAVTEYSQIINKSDVLKNLDLDFDKPALTIHDNSYNPPEQDGDKCK; encoded by the coding sequence ATGTCCTCCCCTGTTCTGCAAAAACCTACGACTTCTGAGACTGCCTACATCATTCTGTACAATGTCAGTTGGGAACAGTTAGAACAGCTTGATATCGCCCTGGCAGGGACAAGCGCACGACTAACTTATTTAGATGGTATTCTCGAAATTATGTCCCCACTTTCTGACGACCACGAAGATAATAAAAAAACTCTGGCGATGTTGCTGGAAGTTTATATGCGGATGAAGAATATCCGGTTTTATGGGCGGGGAAGTGCAACCATAGGTAACAAGGGAGACAAAACGCGATGCGAACCCGATGAGTCTTATAACTTAGGAACAAAAAAAACTATTCCTGATTTAATTTTGGAAATAACTGTCACGAGTGGTGGAATTAATAAGTTAGAAATTTATCAGCGTTTGCGAGTTCCTGAAGTTTGGTTTTGGGAAGATGGTTTATTATCAGTTTATTGTTGGGAAAGTGACAATTATAGAAAAGTTAATCAAAGTAATTTATTGCCAGACTTGAATTTAGATTTATTAGCAAAATATGCGCTCATATCTGACCAATATGATGCCGTGACTGAGTATAGTCAGATAATAAATAAAAGTGATGTACTGAAGAACCTAGATTTAGACTTTGATAAACCAGCGTTGACGATACATGACAACAGCTACAACCCACCAGAACAAGACGGTGACAAGTGCAAATAG
- a CDS encoding acyltransferase family protein codes for MRLTSLDVFRGITIAGMILVNMAGVADDVYPSLAHADWHGCTPTDLVFPFFLFIVGVAMTFSLSKYTQDNQPSASVYWRICRRAAILFVLGLLLNGFWNKGVWTFDINNLRIMGVLQRISLTYLFASLAVLKLPRKGQWILAGVLLIGYWLAMMYVPVPEYGAGVLTREGNFGAYVDRLIIPKAHLYAGDGFKNLGDPEGLFSTIGAIASVLAGYFTGDWIRKQPVQTRTSIGLALFGIGCVIVGWAWGWVFPINKKLWTSSYVIFTSGWALLLLAACYELIEVRLIRRWSQPWEIMGLNAIAIFVPSVLLIKILVKTKIGTDENAPSTYNWLYQNLFVSWAGTFNGSLLFALVTVLFWWVVAVVMYRQRWFIKV; via the coding sequence ATGCGCCTAACCTCACTTGATGTATTTCGCGGTATTACCATTGCTGGGATGATTCTCGTTAATATGGCGGGAGTTGCCGATGATGTGTATCCATCATTAGCCCATGCTGATTGGCATGGTTGCACACCAACTGACTTAGTATTTCCCTTCTTTTTGTTCATTGTTGGTGTAGCAATGACTTTTTCTCTATCCAAGTACACTCAAGACAATCAGCCTTCCGCTTCTGTCTACTGGCGAATATGTCGGCGGGCAGCAATTTTGTTTGTATTGGGTTTGTTGCTGAATGGTTTTTGGAATAAAGGTGTGTGGACTTTTGATATAAATAATCTTCGCATCATGGGGGTATTGCAACGCATAAGTCTGACTTATCTATTTGCATCTTTAGCCGTCCTCAAGCTTCCACGGAAGGGACAATGGATATTAGCAGGCGTATTACTTATTGGTTATTGGCTAGCCATGATGTATGTTCCGGTTCCAGAATATGGGGCTGGGGTGTTGACTAGAGAAGGTAACTTTGGGGCTTATGTTGACCGCTTGATTATACCTAAAGCTCATCTGTATGCGGGTGATGGGTTCAAAAATTTGGGAGATCCAGAAGGACTTTTTAGCACAATTGGGGCGATCGCTAGTGTTTTGGCTGGTTATTTTACTGGCGATTGGATACGCAAACAACCAGTACAAACACGTACGAGTATCGGTTTAGCATTATTTGGCATTGGTTGCGTAATAGTCGGTTGGGCTTGGGGTTGGGTTTTCCCGATTAATAAGAAACTGTGGACAAGTTCCTATGTAATTTTTACGAGTGGTTGGGCTTTGCTGTTGCTAGCAGCTTGTTACGAACTGATTGAAGTGAGGTTAATTCGACGCTGGAGTCAGCCTTGGGAAATTATGGGACTAAATGCGATCGCTATTTTTGTCCCATCAGTATTACTAATCAAAATCTTAGTGAAAACTAAAATCGGCACTGACGAAAATGCGCCTAGTACTTACAATTGGCTATATCAAAATCTCTTTGTCTCTTGGGCTGGAACTTTCAACGGTTCATTACTATTTGCACTTGTCACCGTCTTGTTCTGGTGGGTTGTAGCTGTTGTCATGTATCGTCAACGCTGGTTTATCAAAGTCTAA
- a CDS encoding peroxiredoxin gives MAIKVGDTAPDFTLPAQNGSSVSLSELRGKKAVVLYFYPKDDTPGCTAESCAFRDQYEVFQNAGAEVIGVSGDSSESHQRFAAKYNLPFTLLSDKGDQVRKLYGATAAFGLFPGRVTYVIDQQGIVQYVFDSMFNFQGHVEEALKTLQQLAAK, from the coding sequence ATGGCAATTAAAGTTGGAGACACTGCCCCCGATTTTACTCTACCTGCTCAAAATGGCTCATCTGTCAGCCTGAGTGAGTTACGCGGCAAAAAAGCCGTGGTACTGTACTTTTATCCCAAAGATGATACACCAGGATGTACAGCAGAGTCTTGTGCTTTCCGTGATCAATATGAGGTTTTTCAAAATGCTGGTGCTGAGGTTATCGGTGTCAGTGGTGACAGTAGCGAATCTCATCAGCGATTTGCAGCTAAATACAATTTACCTTTTACTCTCTTGAGTGATAAAGGCGACCAAGTACGCAAACTATACGGTGCAACAGCAGCTTTTGGTTTGTTTCCCGGCCGCGTTACTTATGTTATTGATCAACAAGGGATTGTCCAGTATGTCTTTGATTCAATGTTTAATTTCCAGGGACACGTTGAAGAAGCACTAAAAACCTTGCAACAATTAGCGGCTAAGTAG
- the hpf gene encoding ribosome hibernation-promoting factor, HPF/YfiA family produces MKLVIHGKNIEITDAIREYVHQKIEKAVNHFQNITNEVDVHLSVARNPRINPKQAAEVTIYANGSVIRAEESSENLYASIDLVADKISRQLRKYKERRQDKKTQPVSETIVPAPVVADLIGDRTPELPEEVVRTKYFSMPPMTLTEALEQLQLVGHDFYMFRNAETGEINVIYERNHGGYGVIQPRNNNGHTNGKNGKTAHNVVMPEKSHR; encoded by the coding sequence ATGAAGCTTGTCATCCACGGGAAAAATATTGAAATTACCGATGCGATTAGAGAATATGTGCATCAAAAAATTGAAAAAGCAGTTAACCACTTTCAGAACATCACAAATGAAGTGGATGTGCATTTAAGCGTAGCCCGCAATCCTCGCATTAATCCTAAACAAGCGGCGGAAGTTACCATCTATGCAAACGGTAGCGTGATTCGTGCCGAGGAAAGCAGCGAAAACTTATATGCAAGTATTGACTTAGTAGCAGATAAAATTTCCCGACAACTGCGTAAATACAAAGAGAGACGACAAGATAAGAAAACTCAACCAGTTAGCGAAACCATTGTACCAGCACCAGTAGTTGCAGATTTAATCGGCGATCGCACTCCCGAATTACCGGAAGAAGTCGTCCGCACCAAATATTTTTCCATGCCACCCATGACGTTAACAGAAGCTTTAGAGCAGCTGCAACTAGTGGGACATGATTTTTATATGTTCCGCAATGCTGAAACAGGCGAAATAAACGTTATCTACGAACGCAACCACGGCGGTTACGGTGTCATTCAACCCCGGAACAATAACGGACACACCAATGGTAAAAACGGCAAAACAGCCCATAATGTTGTGATGCCGGAAAAGTCTCATAGGTAA
- the lipB gene encoding lipoyl(octanoyl) transferase LipB, which produces MIHSNKPYLKRCFLYHKGLMPYLEAHTWQRSLLHERINNPNLDDVLILLEHPPVYTLGQGSSPDFLKFDPNHSQFEVHRTERGGEVTYHCPGQLVGYPILNLQRHQQDLHWYLRQLEEVLIRVLAVYGLEGSRIPSFTGVWLEGRKVAAIGIKVSRWITMHGFALNVCPDMTGFERIVPCGIIDKPVGSLAQWIPGITCDEVRIQISQSFAEVFGVELVESVGG; this is translated from the coding sequence ATGATCCATAGTAATAAACCATACTTAAAGCGTTGTTTTTTATATCACAAAGGATTGATGCCCTATCTAGAGGCGCACACATGGCAGCGATCGCTCTTGCATGAGCGCATCAATAACCCTAATCTAGATGATGTGCTAATCTTGCTCGAACATCCGCCAGTTTATACTTTAGGACAAGGTAGCAGTCCAGACTTTCTCAAATTTGACCCTAATCATAGCCAGTTCGAGGTACATAGAACCGAACGTGGCGGTGAAGTTACATACCATTGTCCTGGTCAATTAGTCGGATATCCGATTTTGAATTTGCAGCGCCACCAGCAAGACTTACACTGGTATTTACGACAATTAGAGGAAGTATTAATTCGTGTATTAGCAGTTTACGGTTTAGAAGGCTCGCGCATTCCCTCTTTCACCGGAGTTTGGTTAGAAGGACGAAAAGTTGCCGCAATTGGCATTAAAGTTAGTCGCTGGATTACTATGCACGGTTTTGCCTTAAATGTCTGTCCTGACATGACAGGCTTTGAGCGCATTGTCCCCTGCGGCATTATTGATAAGCCTGTAGGTAGTTTAGCTCAATGGATACCAGGAATTACCTGTGATGAAGTGCGAATTCAGATTAGCCAGTCTTTTGCAGAAGTATTCGGTGTGGAATTAGTCGAGTCAGTCGGAGGATAA
- a CDS encoding sigma-70 family RNA polymerase sigma factor, whose product MISKQQSECYYQELLHDWNYCQKLEKIARKYTRGTSLSWEDAVQAAHLKIFQAVQFGKFQQGAIQQFNHWATTVAKCEIIDFVRKERLRSYQSLNCNLPETDIPLIDTIPDEYNVLDVVERADLIMKAIEAINHIDQKYPQQKYLQLWQEKIEGKTQTQIAAQLGVSQSEVSKRWQELVELIAEFLGLREFAHIKRKQQAISKRKVTRDRTTQQW is encoded by the coding sequence ATGATATCAAAACAGCAATCAGAGTGCTATTATCAAGAACTTTTGCATGATTGGAACTATTGTCAGAAACTAGAAAAAATTGCTCGTAAATATACAAGAGGTACGAGTTTATCTTGGGAAGATGCTGTTCAGGCTGCCCATTTAAAAATTTTTCAAGCTGTGCAATTTGGTAAGTTTCAGCAAGGAGCGATACAACAGTTTAATCATTGGGCAACTACAGTAGCTAAATGTGAGATTATTGATTTTGTGCGAAAAGAAAGATTGAGAAGCTATCAAAGTCTAAACTGCAACCTACCTGAGACAGATATACCTCTGATAGATACAATTCCTGATGAATATAATGTTTTGGATGTAGTGGAACGAGCAGATTTAATCATGAAAGCAATAGAAGCAATTAATCACATCGATCAAAAATATCCCCAGCAAAAATACCTCCAACTTTGGCAAGAAAAGATAGAGGGGAAAACTCAAACTCAAATTGCTGCCCAATTAGGTGTTAGTCAGAGTGAAGTCTCTAAACGCTGGCAAGAACTTGTAGAACTGATTGCTGAGTTTTTAGGGTTACGCGAATTTGCTCATATTAAGCGCAAACAGCAAGCAATTAGCAAGCGGAAAGTAACACGCGATCGCACAACACAGCAATGGTAA